The following coding sequences are from one Lepisosteus oculatus isolate fLepOcu1 chromosome 19, fLepOcu1.hap2, whole genome shotgun sequence window:
- the b9d1 gene encoding B9 domain-containing protein 1 isoform X1: protein MSANPSVFLLMINGQIEGASFPEYDDLYCKYCFVYGHDWAPTSGLEEGISQIASKSRDSQQRCVWNFPLDITFKSTNPFGWPQIVVSVYGLDAFGNDVVRGYGAVHVPITPGQHKRTIPMFVPESTSRLQKFTSWLMGRRPEFTDPKVVAQGEGREVTRVQSQGFVCLSFNIVTKDMKKLGYDTTSTDTEKPSGLLATEPAYTS from the exons ATGTCAGCCAATCCATCTGTTTTTCTGCTCATGATAAACGGTCAGATAGAGGGAGCCAGC TTTCCAGAATATGACGACCTGTACTGCAAATATTGCTTTGTATACGGACACGACTGGGCTCCTACCTCG GGCCTGGAGGAGGGGATCTCCCAGATCGCCTCCAAGAGCAGAGACTCCCAGCAGCGCTGTGTGTGGAACTTCCCCCTGGATATCACCTTCAAGAGCACCAATCCCTTCGGAT GGCCCCAGATCGTGGTCAGTGTGTACGGACTGGACGCGTTCGGCAATGACGTGGTGCGAGGATATGGCGCTGTTCATGTTCCCATAACCCCTGGCCA ACACAAGAGAACTATTCCAATGTTTGTTCCAGAATCTACTTCAAGACTACAGAAGTTCACAAG ctggttGATGGGAAGGCGTCCAGAATTCACAGACCCCAAGGTCGTTGCTCAGGGAGAAGGAAGGGAAG taaCCCGAGTGCAATCTCAAGGCTTCGTCTGTCTGTCTTTTAACATTGTGACCAAAGACATGAAGAAGCTTGGCTATGACACCACTTCTACAGATACAGAGAAGCCCTCCGGCCTCCTAGCCACAGAACCAGCCTATACTTCATGA
- the b9d1 gene encoding B9 domain-containing protein 1 isoform X2 — translation MSANPSVFLLMINGQIEGASGLEEGISQIASKSRDSQQRCVWNFPLDITFKSTNPFGWPQIVVSVYGLDAFGNDVVRGYGAVHVPITPGQHKRTIPMFVPESTSRLQKFTSWLMGRRPEFTDPKVVAQGEGREVTRVQSQGFVCLSFNIVTKDMKKLGYDTTSTDTEKPSGLLATEPAYTS, via the exons ATGTCAGCCAATCCATCTGTTTTTCTGCTCATGATAAACGGTCAGATAGAGGGAGCCAGC GGCCTGGAGGAGGGGATCTCCCAGATCGCCTCCAAGAGCAGAGACTCCCAGCAGCGCTGTGTGTGGAACTTCCCCCTGGATATCACCTTCAAGAGCACCAATCCCTTCGGAT GGCCCCAGATCGTGGTCAGTGTGTACGGACTGGACGCGTTCGGCAATGACGTGGTGCGAGGATATGGCGCTGTTCATGTTCCCATAACCCCTGGCCA ACACAAGAGAACTATTCCAATGTTTGTTCCAGAATCTACTTCAAGACTACAGAAGTTCACAAG ctggttGATGGGAAGGCGTCCAGAATTCACAGACCCCAAGGTCGTTGCTCAGGGAGAAGGAAGGGAAG taaCCCGAGTGCAATCTCAAGGCTTCGTCTGTCTGTCTTTTAACATTGTGACCAAAGACATGAAGAAGCTTGGCTATGACACCACTTCTACAGATACAGAGAAGCCCTCCGGCCTCCTAGCCACAGAACCAGCCTATACTTCATGA